From a single Nicotiana tomentosiformis chromosome 2, ASM39032v3, whole genome shotgun sequence genomic region:
- the LOC138906301 gene encoding uncharacterized protein, whose protein sequence is MNNGKSFDNRLMNKICELFGIKHRNYSMYNAAANGLAEAFNKTLCNLLKKVVSKSKRDWYDSIQEGITDEENARLRLAELDALDEKRLEAQQSLECYQARLSRAFNKRVRPRSFQVGDQVLAIRRPIITSHKPVGKFTSKWDGPYVVQEAYSRGAYKLVNAGGMRIGPINGKVLKKYCP, encoded by the exons ATGAATAATGGAAAGTCGTTCgacaataggttgatgaacaagatttgtgaacTCTTTGGCATCAAGCATCGTAACTATTCTATGTACAATGctgccgccaatggtctagctgaggcattcaacaaaactctatgcaacttgttaaagaaggtcgtctccaaatccaaacggGATTGGTATGACT ctattcaagaaggcatcactgatgaagaaaatgctcgacttcgattagcagagttggaTGCTCTTGatgagaaaaggttggaagctcaacaaagtcttgaatgttatcaagctcgattgtctcgcgccttcaataaaagagttcgcccaagatcctttcaagtaggagatcaagtccttgccaTACGAAGACCCATaattacttcccataaacctgtagggaagttcacttcaaaatgggatgggccatatgtcgtacaagaagcttactcaCGCGGGGCTTACAAGCTAGTTAATGCAGGtggcatgagaatcggccctatCAATGGCAAGGTTTTGAAGAAGTATTGTCCTTGA